The following coding sequences lie in one Brassica napus cultivar Da-Ae unplaced genomic scaffold, Da-Ae ScsIHWf_1237;HRSCAF=1767, whole genome shotgun sequence genomic window:
- the LOC125596592 gene encoding uncharacterized protein LOC125596592 isoform X2: MRDMHTNKQTGEVQDPVARELLATLSKLKEDKEAQLQQSHQLSANDGSTASNMLSREEINQLVLENVPIKKGRRYGIGRTSEAISTSSSQLSVSSSSIVQYMERMKTELDEERSCHVPDPR; this comes from the exons ATGAGGGATATGCACACCAATAAACAAACCGGTGAGGTGCAAGATCCTGTTGCGAGAGAGCTGTTGGCAACTCTGAGTAAGCTGAAGGAGGACAAAGAAGCACAACTTCAGCAGTCTCATCAGTTGTCTGCGAATGATGGATCTACAGCTTCTAACATGCTGTCCCGCGAAGAGATCAACCAACTGGTTCTCGAG AATGTTCCTATTAAGAAGGGTCGTCGGTATGGTATCGGTCGTACCTCTGAAGCTATCTCAACCTCATCATCTCAGCTCTCTGTTTCTTCCTCGAGTATTGTTCAGTACATGGAGCGGATGAAGACggagcttgatgaagagcggtcatgtcatgtccccgatcctagatag